Proteins from a single region of Caloramator sp. E03:
- a CDS encoding PAS domain-containing sensor histidine kinase, translated as MGKSEILPQKMKYSKNYVVVKDGIVRKISSNLISLLKYDKKIIVGKDVESFFNLIKLYPKFDNKFSNDKDYYLFNRTFQVKAVTIKKYDLKRDNEYLLAFNEIYKNKLSKKLSFINQFEKYFDNAFGIALFAVPDFLLLKANKNFINFLSNFTIKKENFIGKRIDDIVEVGMPKYFWDKVWERILKTQKQYFIKEYKHLRIDGQIEYCSINITPIKEKDVIKYILVAIKDITDVVIRRKQIENQARIIKEQRDQLEIILKNISDGICIINKDLSYKLLSDSAKEFFSSWEKIKYFGDSLKDTTYYGYDGNEIAFENMPGYRVLKGEKIKDFIQVIKCQDKTIYVNTCGSPVYDKNGEVSMAVLCYKDITEQINYESILKTQMEHFYKIIDSLELPIVRISYPEYKIIEINKKAKELINQTIPRFHNNLDEIKLGQSLKCIPFDFKDREEYKLIDEMEKNKMPIEINDVEILKKNKKIHAKIIFQPILNSSGDIYEILMIIIDITNEVEQKEAIENLLRVQGEIFSFITHEFKTPLSIISAAVQTIEFLSKDELSDRTKDYLKKIKQSCLQQIRLVNNLLDVVRADAGYLKVYKKNIDIVRFSKSIIELVSIYAKQKNINLSFIPQIRNKIIAIDDEKYERILLNLLSNAIKNTPCGKNIYVYISTDENSVCIEVKDEGVGIPKEKQELIFKRFSQIDNSLSRKSDGTGIGLNLTKLFTEALGGRIEFSSIEGVGSSFKVFLPDDFVKEEIEDKCGILEDNRFIQNVNVEFSNIYYD; from the coding sequence AAAGATTATTATTTGTTTAACAGAACTTTCCAGGTTAAAGCTGTAACTATTAAAAAATACGATTTAAAAAGAGATAATGAGTACCTTTTAGCATTTAATGAGATATATAAAAATAAATTAAGCAAAAAGTTGAGTTTTATTAATCAGTTTGAGAAATATTTTGATAACGCTTTTGGCATTGCACTTTTTGCAGTACCGGATTTTCTACTTTTAAAAGCTAATAAAAACTTTATTAATTTTCTTAGTAATTTTACAATTAAAAAGGAAAATTTCATTGGGAAGAGAATTGATGATATAGTTGAAGTTGGGATGCCAAAATACTTTTGGGACAAGGTTTGGGAGCGCATACTAAAAACTCAGAAGCAATATTTTATCAAAGAATATAAGCATCTTAGGATAGATGGACAAATAGAATATTGTTCTATAAATATTACTCCTATTAAAGAAAAAGATGTTATAAAATATATACTTGTAGCGATAAAAGATATAACTGATGTTGTTATTAGGAGAAAACAGATTGAAAATCAAGCAAGGATTATAAAAGAACAAAGAGATCAGCTTGAAATAATATTAAAAAATATATCTGATGGAATCTGTATTATAAATAAAGACCTTAGTTATAAACTCTTAAGTGACTCTGCAAAGGAATTTTTCAGTAGCTGGGAAAAAATAAAATATTTTGGGGATTCGTTAAAGGATACAACTTATTATGGTTATGATGGTAATGAGATTGCCTTTGAGAATATGCCTGGATATAGAGTATTAAAAGGAGAAAAAATAAAGGATTTTATACAAGTTATTAAATGCCAAGATAAGACTATATATGTTAATACTTGTGGAAGCCCTGTATATGATAAAAATGGAGAAGTTTCAATGGCAGTTTTATGTTATAAGGATATAACAGAACAGATAAATTATGAATCTATATTAAAAACACAGATGGAGCATTTCTATAAAATAATTGATTCACTTGAATTACCTATTGTTAGAATCTCCTATCCTGAATATAAAATAATTGAAATTAATAAAAAGGCAAAGGAATTAATAAATCAGACTATACCAAGATTTCATAACAATTTAGATGAAATTAAATTAGGTCAATCCCTAAAGTGTATTCCCTTTGACTTTAAAGACAGAGAAGAATATAAATTAATTGATGAAATGGAAAAAAATAAAATGCCAATTGAGATTAATGATGTTGAAATATTAAAGAAGAATAAAAAAATACATGCAAAAATCATATTTCAGCCAATATTAAATTCATCAGGAGATATATATGAAATACTTATGATAATAATAGATATTACAAATGAAGTTGAACAGAAGGAGGCAATAGAGAATTTATTAAGGGTTCAAGGGGAGATATTTTCTTTTATTACTCACGAGTTTAAAACACCTCTATCAATTATTAGTGCTGCTGTTCAAACAATAGAATTTTTATCTAAGGATGAGCTTTCTGACAGAACAAAAGATTATTTAAAAAAGATAAAGCAAAGCTGCCTTCAGCAGATTAGGCTTGTTAATAACCTTCTTGATGTAGTAAGAGCCGATGCAGGATATTTAAAGGTATACAAAAAAAACATAGATATAGTTAGATTTTCAAAATCAATAATTGAACTGGTTTCAATATATGCAAAGCAAAAAAATATAAACTTAAGTTTTATACCCCAGATTAGAAACAAGATAATTGCAATTGATGATGAAAAGTATGAAAGAATACTATTGAACCTACTTTCTAATGCTATTAAAAATACTCCTTGCGGGAAAAATATATATGTTTATATTTCAACAGATGAAAATAGTGTTTGTATTGAGGTTAAGGATGAAGGCGTTGGAATACCAAAGGAAAAACAAGAACTAATATTTAAACGCTTTAGTCAGATAGATAATAGCCTATCAAGGAAAAGTGATGGAACGGGGATAGGATTAAACCTTACAAAGCTCTTTACTGAGGCTTTAGGAGGTAGGATAGAATTTTCAAGCATAGAAGGGGTGGGAAGTAGCTTTAAAGTATTTTTACCTGATGACTTTGTTAAAGAAGAAATTGAAGATAAATGTGGAATATTAGAGGATAATAGGTTTATTCAGAATGTAAATGTTGAGTTTTCAAATATATATTATGATTAA